The Takifugu rubripes chromosome 7, fTakRub1.2, whole genome shotgun sequence genome has a segment encoding these proteins:
- the LOC101061786 gene encoding F-actin-uncapping protein LRRC16A isoform X1, producing MGEEVSEVPKELVESVRDAVGRKVKLSLRKRVKLEIKGDKTENRVLALASYRVYLLTARIPAKVEHSFNYLEIQGIACNKPTQLLVEYERGSFSLRLQTTEEVNDVVAHIGNSLLRICPGVPPSKMMKKLSMEPADRVSCLQTLWENNKPAEPGPCGGFSQMYRCVCDWLGLPYKEEVQWDVDTIYLTQDTRELNLQDFSHLENRDLVAIIAVLEFNQWFTKLSSKDYKLSADVCEQILRVVSRSGRLEELVLDSAGLKTDFAQKLAAALAHNPSSGLTTLNLANNPLEDRGISSLGAQFAKLRMGLKHLNFSKTSLSPKGVNSLCQSLCANPSIPSSLVHLDLSGNVLRGDDMQHFYHFLSQPNSLETLDLSNTDCSLDHVCSALLRGSAQHLAVLNVSKSVFPHRKGKEVPLSFKHFFSSAMSLRLINMSGTKLPPEALKALLLGLASNLNVKDVSLDLSCCELGHCLRSGGSQILEGCIAEIPNISSLDISDNGLDSDLSTLLVWLAKNRSIRHLSLGKNFNNIKSKNLAPVLDSLVHLIQEEESPLTSLSLADSRLKSDLSIVLNALGSNSTLAKLDISGNAMGDMGAKMLAKALQINSKLRTVIWDKNNTSPQGLQDVAAALEKNFTIRFMPIPIIDASQALKASPEKTEDALLKIENYLYRNHETRKYLQEQAYRLQQGIVTTTTQQMIDRVCVKVQDHLNSLRNSEMEAILDDSRSAENLIKDARNSKTLLPNLYHLGSAAREELNSSSVGPIQKKLESMAGEVTTVMDQQLQSLLELMVDAAESLCPHVMKRTNLRTELIQASSSKMVVPKSFVTKTLLEQSGVDIVNKISEVKLSLASFLSDRIVDEILEALSTSQLTLADHLVRRGRPLVQQESVDLDVPEEKVAKRASTEILEGERLDDLESCMMTPKSKRKSIHSRMLRPVSRAFEMEFDLDKALEDVPVHVEDASSRTPPTPSQVVPKMEQRLMAELPSEEEKKLQHFTKLRPRRKKKLHSSKVPQISSVPSQDGEQNGLMGRVDEGVDEFFSTKVTKIESKRSLKGSESQDIEKKKSKGGFLNLIKRSSKSDKSDKSQTAPSVLGASSATSATAPASSIPEEPSSPRVALKSPAPETKSKDASSRSQHTDCSSSSDRSEEPRTPDSIDEPWEGSDGRGSPQGGRRYPGVQMMGSGLLAEMKAKQERRAHKSSSPDRPDSNTSENRSSTGLVLKSDPGSPEKTHPRGDVKPEPATRLKAASLGSSPGGPVNPKPPVSQGTKPALAARPTIPLKPRTASNRSIDEGADSPSSGCVSPKVTTLPPLKRMLSEKEGQTGVQSAGSPNKTTQDVRSPPVSDPGQRPSFVRTNSEDQSSVKAKDQSPNPDKDKTTGKKSSDSGEEADKDLILS from the exons GTGGAACACTCCTTTAATTACCTGGAGATCCAGGGGATTGCTTGCAACAAGCCTACACAG ctgctggtaGAGTATGAGCGGGGCTCCTTCTCTCTGAGGCTGCAAACCACCGAGGAGGTCAACGATGTGGTCGCTCATATCGGAAACTCTCTGCTGAGGATATGTCCAGGTGTACCACCCag CAAAATGATGAAGAAGCTTTCCATGGAGCCTGCAGACAGGGTGTCCTGCCTGCAGACACTCTGGGAGAACAATAAACCTGCAGAACCTGGACCCTGTG GTGGTTTCTCTCAGATGTACAGGTGTGTTTGCGACTGGCTCGGGTTGCCTTATAAGGAAGAAGTGCAGTGG GATGTGGACACCATCTATTTAACACAAGACACCAGGGAGCTCAACTTGCAGGACTTCAGCCATCTTGAAAACAG GGATCTGGTGGCCATTATTGCTGTCCTGGAGTTTAACCAGTGGTTCACTAAACTCTCCAGTAAAGACTACAAACTG tctgcagatgtgtgtgagcagaTCCTTCGGGTGGTGTCTCGCTCCGGTCGCCTGGAGGAGTTGGTTCTGGACAGTGCTGGACTCAAAAC TGATTTCGCTCAGAAGTTGGCTGCTGCCCTGGCCCATAACCCCAGCTCAGGTCTCACCACCCTCAATCTTGCCAACAACccactggaggacagag GTATTTCCTCCCTCGGTGCTCAGTTTGCCAAACTTCGTATGGGGCTCAAACATTTAAACTTCTCCAAAACCTCATTGTCGCCCAAAG gggtGAACAGCCTTTGCCAGTCACTGTGTGCCAATCCGTCCATCCCCAGTAGCCTGGTCCATCTGGACCTCTCAGGGAATGTCCTCCGTGGAGACGACATGCAG CATTTCTACCACTTTTTGAGTCAACCCAACAGCCTGGAAACTCTTGACCTCTCCAACACTGACTGCTCTTTGGATCAT GTTTGTTCGGCTCTTCTGCGAGGTTCAGCTCAACACCTCGCTGTCCTCAATGTGTCCAAGAGTGTGTTTCCTCACAG GAAAGGCAAAGAGGTGCCACTGTCGTTCAAGCATTTCTTCAGCAGCGCCATGTCTCTCAGACTCATCAACATGTCGGGAACCAAGCTGCCGCCAGAGGCCTTGAA GGCTCTGCTGCTCGGCCTTGCCAGTAACTTAAATGTGAAGGACGTGTCTCTCGACCTCAGCTGCTGTGAG CTGGGCCATTGC TTGCGTTCAGGAGGCTCTCAGATCCTTGAGGGTTGCATTGCCGAGATCCCGAACATCTCCAGCTTGGACATCTCTGACAATG GCCTGGACTCGGACCTGTCCACCCTGCTGGTGTGGTTGGCCAAGAACCGTTCAATTAGGCACCTTTCACTGGGCAAAAACTTCAACAACATCAAGTCCAA AAACCTTGCTCCAGTGTTGGACAGCCTGGTCCACTTGATTCAGGAAGAGGAGTCG CCCctcacctctctgtctctggcaGACTCCAGGTTGAAGAGCGATCTGTCCATTGTGCTGAATGCACTCGGGAGCAACTCCACACTTGCCAAGTTGGACATCAGCGGGAACGCCATGGGGGACATGGGAGCCAAGATGCTGGCAAAGGCTCTGCAAATAAACTCTAAACTCAG GACGGTAATCTGGGATAAGAACAACACCAGCCCCCAGGGTCTTCAGGAtgtagcagcagctctggaaaa AAACTTCACCATTCGCTTCATGCCCATCCCCATCATCGACGCTTCCCAGGCTCTGAAGGCCAGCCCGGAAAAAACCGAGGACGCATTGCTGaag ATTGAGAATTATTTGTACAGGAATCACGAAACTAGAAAATACCTCCAGGAACAGGCGTACAGACTCCAGCAGGGCATCGTGACCACCACCACACAACAG atGATCGACAGGGTTTGTGTGAAGGTGCAGGACCACCTGAACTCTCTGAGGAACTCTGAGATGGAAGCCATCCTGGACGACAGCAGGTCAGCTGAGAACCTGATCAAAGATGCCAGGAACTCAAAAACG TTGCTGCCCAACCTTTATCACTTAGGCTCGGCAGCCAGGGAGGAGCTGAACAGCTCGTCAGTGGGGCCTATTCAGAAGAAACTGGAGTCTATGGCTGGAGAGGTGACAACGGTCATGGACCAGCAACTGCAG AGTTTGTTGGAGTTGATGGTGGATGCAGCGGAGTCTCTGTGCCCTCATGTGATGAAGAGGACTAATCTTCGCACAGAGCTAATACAAGCTAGCTCATCCAAGATGGTTGTCCCCAAAAGCTTTGTGACCAAGACCCTCCTGGAGCAGTCTGGAGTGGACATTGTTAATAAGATtag CGAGGTGAAGCTGAGTCTGGCATCTTTCCTCTCCGATCGGATCGTCGATGAGATTTTGGAAGCTCTTTCCACGTCTCAGCTCACTCTG GCAGACCATCTGGTGCGGCGAGGTCGCCCCCTGGTGCAGCAGGAGTCGGTAGATCTGGATGTCCCAGAGGAGAAAGTTGCTAAACGGGCGTCGACAGAGATCCTGGAGGGGGAGAGGTTGGATGACCTGGAGTCGTGCATG ATGACTCCCAAGTCCAAGAGAAAGAGCATCCACAGCAGAATGCTTCGGCCGGTGTCTCGTGCCTTCG AGATGGAATTCGACCTGGATAAGGCCCTTGAGGACGTCCCTGTCCATGTGGAGGACGCCTCATCCCGTACTCCGCCCACGCCATCGCAGGTCGTGCCAAAAATGGAGCAGCGACTGATGGCAGAGCTGCcgtcagaggaagagaagaagctgcagcacttCACTAAACTGCGTCCCCGCAGGAAGAAGAAGTTGCATTCGAGCAAAGTTCCT CAAATCAGCAGTGTGCCATCTCAAGATGGAGAGCAGAACGGCCTCATGGGAAGGGTAGATGAAGGCGTGGATGAGTTTTTCTCTACAAAAGTCACTAAGATAGAATCAAA ACGTTCCCTAAAGGGTTCAGAATCTCAGGatatagagaaaaaaaaaagtaaaggaGGGTTCTTAAATCTCATAAAACGCTCCTCTAAATCGGATAAATCGGACAAATCTCAGACAGCCCCTTCAGTTTTGGGGGCTTCCTCAGCAACTTCAgccacagctccagcatcttCCATACCCGAGGAGCCCTCCTCACCAAGGGTGGCACTAAAAAGCCCAGCACCTGAGACAAAGTCCaa AGACGCTTCTAGCCGCTCACAGCACACAGACTGTAGCAGCAGCTCCGACCGCTCAGAGGAGCCGAGGACGCCAGACTCTATCGACGAGCCCTGGGAGGGCTCAGATGGCAGGGGCAGTCCTCAGGGTGGCAGGAGGTACCCGGGGGTGCAGATGATGGGCAGCGGCCTCCTGGCTGAAATGAAAGccaagcaggagaggagagcacaCAAG TCTTCCAGCCCTGACAGGCCTGACAGCAATACATCAG AAAACAGATCCTCTACTGGTTTGGTTTTGAAATCCGACCCGGGTTCCCCAGAGAAAACCCACCCCCGTGGTGACGTAAAACCAGAGCCGGCCACTCGCCTCAAGGCTGCATCCTTAGGTAGTTCCCCTGGAGGGCCAGTAAATCCCAAACCGCCTGTGTCCCAGGGGACAAAGCCAGCTCTGGCTGCCCGACCCACCATCCCCCTGAAGCCGAGGACTgccagcaacaggagcatcg ATGAGGGTGCAGATTCACCCAGTAGTGGCTGTGTCTCTCCTAAGGTCACAACGCTTCCACCCTTAAAGAGGATGCTGTCAGAGAAAGAGGGCCAAACTGGTGTGCAGTCAGCAGGCTCTCCCAATAAAACCACTCAGGATG tgagGTCGCCACCTGTGTCGGACCCCGGTCAGCGACCCAGCTTTGTCCGCACCAACTCCGAAGATCAGAGCTCGGTCAAGGCCAAGGACCAATCCCCAAACCCAGACAAGGACAAGACGACAGGGAAGAAGTCGTCAGACTCTGGGGAGGAGGCAGACAAAGACTTAATTTTAAGTTAA